From the Pseudomonas putida genome, one window contains:
- the holA gene encoding DNA polymerase III subunit delta, which yields MKLAPAQLNKHLQGSLAPVYVVSGDDPLLCQEAADAIRNAARQQGFDERQVFSADANFDWGTLLQAGASLSLFAQRRLLELRLPSGKPGDKGAAALMEYCARPAEDTLLLISLPKLDGSAQKTKWGKALIEGAHCQFIQIWPVDAQQLPQWINQRLSQAGLSAQRDAVDLIAARVEGNLLAAAQEIEKLKLLADGNQITVETVQAAVADSARFDVFGLVDAILNGEAAHALRMLEGLRGEGVEPPVILWALARELRLLAGLAQQFSQGVPLDKAFSQARPPVWDKRRPLVSKALQRLSAQRWAQLLQDAQRIDAQIKGQAEGSPWTGLSRLALLMAGQRLVLPSE from the coding sequence ATGAAGCTCGCCCCCGCCCAACTCAACAAGCACCTGCAAGGCAGCCTGGCCCCGGTCTACGTGGTCAGCGGCGACGACCCGCTGCTGTGCCAGGAAGCTGCCGACGCCATCCGCAATGCGGCACGCCAGCAAGGTTTTGACGAGCGCCAGGTGTTCAGCGCCGACGCCAACTTCGACTGGGGCACCCTGCTGCAAGCGGGTGCCAGCCTGTCGCTGTTCGCCCAACGGCGCCTGCTGGAACTGCGCCTGCCTTCGGGCAAGCCCGGTGACAAGGGCGCTGCGGCGCTCATGGAGTATTGCGCCAGGCCCGCCGAAGACACCCTGCTGCTGATCAGCCTGCCCAAGCTCGATGGCAGCGCGCAGAAGACCAAGTGGGGCAAGGCACTGATCGAAGGTGCCCACTGCCAGTTCATCCAGATCTGGCCGGTGGATGCCCAGCAATTACCTCAGTGGATCAACCAGCGCCTGTCCCAGGCCGGGCTGTCGGCCCAGCGCGATGCCGTCGACCTGATCGCCGCGCGGGTCGAAGGCAACTTGCTGGCCGCCGCCCAGGAAATCGAAAAGCTCAAGCTGCTGGCAGATGGCAACCAGATCACCGTCGAAACCGTGCAGGCGGCGGTTGCCGACAGTGCACGCTTCGATGTCTTCGGGCTGGTGGACGCCATTCTCAATGGCGAAGCTGCGCATGCTCTGCGCATGCTCGAGGGCCTACGCGGAGAAGGCGTGGAACCTCCGGTGATTCTCTGGGCACTGGCCCGTGAATTGCGCTTGCTGGCCGGGCTCGCGCAACAGTTCAGCCAAGGTGTGCCGCTGGACAAGGCTTTCAGCCAGGCACGCCCACCCGTGTGGGACAAACGCCGGCCACTGGTCAGCAAGGCCCTGCAGCGTCTCTCGGCTCAGCGTTGGGCGCAGTTGCTGCAGGATGCCCAGCGTATCGATGCGCAGATCAAGGGGCAGGCCGAGGGCTCGCCTTGGACCGGGTTGTCGCGGTTGGCGCTGTTGATGGCCGGGCAGCGATTGGTGCTTCCTTCGGAATAG
- the lptE gene encoding LPS assembly lipoprotein LptE has translation MIKRNLLVMGLAVLLSACGFQLRGTGTNALSVKEMDVSARNAYGQTVVQLRQALERSGVNVHTGAPYRLVLTNEQENSRSASYAGGNSTAEYELTTTLNYSIVGLNNLELLSDKVDVRKVYVRDGGNITGSDQEAQRAREEMRRDLVQSMVARLQLLSPSQLDELQRKADARAKAEADALEAARRQQAETPQQSPLEIPGN, from the coding sequence ATGATCAAACGCAATCTGCTGGTAATGGGCCTGGCTGTCCTGCTCAGTGCCTGCGGTTTCCAGCTGCGCGGCACCGGCACCAACGCCCTGAGCGTCAAAGAGATGGACGTCAGTGCGCGCAACGCCTACGGCCAGACCGTGGTGCAATTGCGCCAGGCACTTGAGCGCAGCGGCGTCAATGTGCACACCGGCGCACCTTATCGCCTGGTACTGACCAACGAGCAGGAAAACTCGCGCTCGGCGAGCTACGCGGGCGGCAACAGCACAGCCGAATACGAGCTCACCACCACGCTCAACTACAGCATCGTGGGCCTGAACAACCTCGAGCTGCTGAGCGACAAGGTCGACGTACGCAAGGTGTATGTGCGTGACGGCGGCAATATCACCGGCTCCGATCAGGAAGCCCAGCGGGCGCGCGAAGAAATGCGCCGCGACCTGGTGCAGTCGATGGTTGCGCGCCTGCAACTGCTGAGCCCTTCGCAGCTCGATGAGCTGCAACGCAAGGCCGACGCACGCGCCAAGGCCGAAGCTGACGCACTGGAGGCCGCGCGCCGCCAGCAGGCGGAAACGCCGCAGCAGTCGCCTCTGGAAATCCCGGGCAACTAA
- the leuS gene encoding leucine--tRNA ligase produces the protein MHEQYTPRDIEAAAQNFWDEQQSFAVTEQPGKDTYYCLSMFPYPSGKLHMGHVRNYTIGDVIARYQRMLGKNVLQPMGWDAFGMPAENAAMKNNVAPAKWTYENIDYMKTQLKSLGLAIDWAREVTTCKPDYYRWEQWLFTRLFEKGIIYRKNGTVNWDPADQTVLANEQVIDGRGWRSGALIEKREIPMYYFRITDYADELLESLDELPGWPEQVKTMQRNWIGKSRGMEVQFPFDQASIGHEGTLKVFTTRPDTLMGATYVAVAAEHPLATQAAQGNPALQAFIDECKSGSVAEADMATQEKKGMPTSLFVEHPLTGEKLPVWVANYVLMHYGDGAVMAVPAHDERDFEFAHKYNLPVKAVVRTSAGDDVGSEWLAAYGEHGQLINSAEFDGLDFAGAFDAIEAALIRKDLGKSRTQFRLRDWGISRQRYWGCPIPIIHCPSCGDVPVPEDQLPVTLPENVVPDGAGSPLARMPEFYECSCPKCGTAAKRETDTMDTFVESSWYFARYASPNYEGGMVDPKAANHWLPVDQYIGGIEHAILHLLYARFFHKLMRDEGLVTSNEPFKNLLTQGMVVAETYYRVASNGGKDWFNPADVEIERDAKAKIIGARLKTDGLPVEIGGTEKMSKSKNNGVDPQSMIDQYGADTCRLFMMFASPPDASLEWSDSGVEGASRFLRRVWRLAQAHVAQGLPGKLDVAALDDAQKVIRRAIHAAIKQASTDVGQFHKFNTAIAQVMTVMNVLEKAPQATEQDRALLQEGLEAVTLLLAPITPHISHELWKQLGHDQAVIDAGWPAVDESALVQDSITLVVQVNGKLRGQVEMPAAASREEVEAAARSNENVLRFIDGLTIRKVIVVPGKLVNIVAN, from the coding sequence ATGCACGAACAATACACGCCCCGTGATATCGAAGCCGCCGCCCAGAACTTCTGGGACGAGCAACAATCGTTCGCTGTTACCGAACAGCCAGGCAAGGACACGTACTACTGCCTGTCGATGTTCCCGTACCCGAGCGGCAAGCTACACATGGGCCACGTGCGCAACTACACCATCGGTGACGTGATTGCCCGCTACCAGCGCATGCTGGGCAAGAACGTCCTGCAACCGATGGGCTGGGACGCCTTCGGCATGCCTGCGGAAAACGCGGCGATGAAGAACAACGTCGCCCCGGCCAAGTGGACGTACGAAAACATCGACTACATGAAGACCCAGCTCAAGAGCCTGGGCCTGGCCATCGACTGGGCACGTGAAGTCACCACCTGCAAGCCGGACTACTACCGCTGGGAACAGTGGCTGTTCACCCGCCTGTTCGAGAAAGGCATCATCTACCGCAAGAACGGGACCGTGAACTGGGACCCGGCCGACCAGACCGTACTGGCCAACGAGCAGGTCATCGACGGCCGCGGCTGGCGTTCGGGCGCGCTGATCGAGAAGCGCGAAATCCCGATGTACTACTTCCGCATCACCGACTACGCCGACGAGCTGCTGGAAAGCCTCGACGAGCTGCCGGGCTGGCCTGAACAGGTCAAGACCATGCAGCGCAACTGGATCGGCAAATCGCGCGGCATGGAAGTGCAGTTCCCGTTCGACCAGGCCAGCATTGGCCACGAAGGCACCCTGAAAGTCTTCACCACCCGTCCGGACACCCTGATGGGCGCCACCTACGTCGCCGTTGCCGCCGAGCACCCGCTGGCCACCCAGGCCGCCCAGGGCAACCCGGCGCTGCAGGCGTTCATCGACGAATGCAAGAGCGGCAGCGTCGCCGAGGCCGACATGGCCACCCAGGAGAAGAAGGGCATGCCCACTTCCCTGTTCGTCGAGCACCCGCTGACCGGCGAGAAGCTGCCGGTGTGGGTCGCCAACTACGTGCTGATGCACTACGGCGACGGCGCCGTGATGGCGGTACCGGCCCACGACGAGCGCGACTTCGAGTTCGCCCACAAGTACAACCTGCCGGTCAAGGCCGTGGTGCGCACCAGCGCCGGCGATGACGTCGGCAGCGAGTGGCTGGCCGCCTATGGCGAGCATGGCCAGCTGATCAACTCCGCCGAGTTCGACGGCCTGGACTTCGCCGGTGCCTTCGACGCCATCGAAGCGGCCCTGATCCGCAAGGACCTGGGCAAATCGCGCACCCAGTTCCGCCTGCGCGACTGGGGCATCAGCCGCCAGCGCTACTGGGGCTGCCCGATCCCGATCATCCACTGCCCATCGTGCGGTGACGTGCCAGTGCCGGAAGACCAGCTGCCAGTCACCCTGCCGGAAAACGTGGTTCCGGACGGCGCCGGTTCGCCGCTGGCGCGCATGCCCGAATTCTACGAATGCAGCTGCCCGAAATGCGGCACCGCGGCCAAGCGCGAAACCGACACCATGGACACCTTCGTGGAATCGTCCTGGTACTTCGCCCGCTACGCTTCGCCGAACTACGAGGGTGGCATGGTCGACCCGAAAGCGGCCAACCACTGGCTGCCAGTCGACCAGTACATCGGTGGTATCGAACACGCGATCCTGCACCTGCTGTACGCTCGCTTCTTCCACAAGCTGATGCGCGACGAAGGCCTGGTCACCTCCAACGAGCCGTTCAAGAATCTGCTGACCCAGGGCATGGTGGTCGCCGAGACCTACTACCGCGTGGCCAGCAACGGCGGCAAGGACTGGTTCAACCCGGCCGACGTCGAAATCGAGCGCGATGCCAAGGCCAAGATCATCGGCGCCCGCCTGAAGACCGACGGCTTGCCAGTGGAAATCGGCGGCACCGAGAAGATGTCGAAGTCGAAGAACAACGGCGTCGACCCGCAATCGATGATCGACCAGTACGGCGCCGATACCTGCCGCCTGTTCATGATGTTCGCCTCGCCGCCTGATGCGAGCCTGGAGTGGTCCGACTCTGGCGTCGAAGGTGCAAGCCGCTTCCTGCGTCGCGTCTGGCGCCTGGCCCAGGCTCATGTCGCCCAGGGCCTGCCGGGCAAGCTGGATGTCGCCGCACTGGACGACGCACAGAAGGTCATCCGCCGCGCCATCCACGCCGCGATCAAGCAGGCCAGCACCGACGTGGGTCAGTTCCACAAGTTCAACACCGCCATCGCCCAGGTGATGACCGTGATGAACGTGCTGGAAAAGGCCCCACAGGCTACCGAACAGGACCGTGCACTGCTGCAGGAAGGCCTGGAGGCCGTGACCCTGCTGCTGGCACCGATCACCCCGCACATCTCCCACGAGCTGTGGAAGCAGCTGGGCCACGATCAGGCTGTCATCGACGCTGGCTGGCCGGCAGTCGACGAGAGCGCCCTGGTACAGGACAGCATCACCCTGGTGGTGCAGGTCAACGGCAAGCTGCGCGGTCAGGTAGAAATGCCCGCCGCCGCCAGCCGCGAAGAAGTCGAAGCCGCTGCCCGCAGCAACGAAAACGTCCTGCGCTTCATCGATGGCCTGACCATCCGCAAGGTCATCGTGGTACCGGGCAAACTGGTCAACATCGTCGCCAACTGA
- a CDS encoding YdcF family protein — protein sequence MPIRFFIKQWLMPPGVLFLLLLAAWWLRRRRPRLAALCFAVGLGGLWLMSLPLVVQESARLLETEPPLSTGDWAGLASRADAIVVLGAGRERGDPAWGGDDQPAATALERMRFAARLAKASGLPVLTSGGLHYGTPPSEAQLMADRLREDFAVEVKWKEVASRTTWENAQLSAKVLQPLGIRRVVVVTQAWHMQRSRWSFERAGFEVVPAPVGFLGRDHARPFGGLLPESRAMWQSGQLLNEAAGLVGYRLFY from the coding sequence ATGCCGATCCGGTTTTTCATCAAGCAATGGCTGATGCCGCCTGGCGTCCTGTTTCTGCTGCTGCTCGCGGCCTGGTGGTTGCGCAGGCGGCGGCCGCGGCTGGCGGCGCTGTGTTTTGCCGTGGGGCTGGGAGGCCTGTGGCTGATGAGCTTGCCGCTGGTGGTGCAGGAGTCCGCGCGCCTGCTGGAGACCGAGCCGCCTCTGTCGACGGGTGATTGGGCCGGCCTGGCGAGCAGGGCGGACGCCATCGTGGTGCTTGGCGCAGGGCGCGAACGTGGTGACCCGGCCTGGGGGGGTGATGACCAGCCTGCGGCAACGGCCCTTGAGCGCATGCGTTTTGCTGCTCGGCTGGCGAAAGCCTCGGGACTACCGGTGCTGACCAGCGGTGGCTTGCATTACGGAACGCCGCCTAGCGAGGCACAGTTGATGGCGGATCGCCTGCGCGAAGATTTCGCCGTCGAGGTGAAATGGAAGGAAGTGGCCAGTCGCACCACCTGGGAGAATGCCCAGCTGAGCGCCAAGGTGTTGCAGCCGTTGGGTATACGCCGCGTGGTGGTGGTGACCCAGGCGTGGCACATGCAGCGCTCACGCTGGAGTTTCGAGCGGGCCGGGTTCGAGGTGGTGCCGGCGCCGGTGGGGTTCCTGGGGCGCGATCATGCACGGCCGTTCGGTGGCTTGCTGCCCGAGAGCCGGGCCATGTGGCAGAGCGGGCAGTTGCTCAATGAAGCGGCGGGGTTGGTGGGGTATCGGTTGTTCTACTGA
- the lnt gene encoding apolipoprotein N-acyltransferase produces MRWITRPGWPGNLLALAAGASTLLALAPFDIWPLALLSIALLYLGLRELSPRQAMWRGWWFGFGLYGAGTWWIYVSMNTYGGASPLLAIVLLLAFFAALAWFFALPTWLWARWFRRNEAPLADALCFAALWLLQEAFRGWFLTGFPWLYAGYSQLDGPLAGLAPLGGVWLISFVLALSAALLCNLHRLRERPSFLAIGAVLLLAPWVIGMALKDHAWTKPAGDPLKVAALQGNVEQDLKWDPAHIDAQLALYRDMSFSSKPVDLLVWPETAVPVLKDQAQGYIDVMGRFAADRHSALITGVPVREVVHHQRRFYNGVTVTGEGDGTYLKQKLVPFGEYVPLQDLLRGAIEFFNLPMSDFARGPADQTLLQAKGYQIAPFICYEVVYPEFAAGLAARSDLLLTISNDTWFGTSIGPLQHLQMAQMRALEAGRWMIRATNNGVTALIDPFGRITAEVPQFQRAVLYGEVVPMQQLTPYLQWRSWPLAILCVLLLGWALLAGRIAKTV; encoded by the coding sequence ATGCGTTGGATCACCCGCCCCGGCTGGCCCGGTAACCTGCTGGCCCTGGCGGCCGGCGCATCGACCCTCCTGGCCCTGGCGCCGTTCGATATCTGGCCGCTGGCCCTGCTGTCCATCGCCCTGCTCTACCTTGGCCTGCGCGAGCTCAGCCCGCGCCAGGCCATGTGGCGCGGCTGGTGGTTCGGCTTTGGCCTCTACGGCGCTGGCACCTGGTGGATCTACGTCAGCATGAACACCTACGGCGGCGCCTCGCCGCTGCTGGCGATCGTGTTGCTGCTGGCGTTCTTCGCCGCCCTCGCCTGGTTCTTCGCCCTCCCCACCTGGCTGTGGGCGCGCTGGTTCAGGCGTAATGAGGCGCCCCTGGCCGACGCCCTGTGCTTCGCCGCCCTGTGGCTGCTGCAGGAGGCCTTCCGAGGCTGGTTCCTTACCGGCTTCCCTTGGCTGTATGCCGGTTACAGCCAGCTCGATGGCCCGCTGGCGGGCCTTGCGCCGCTGGGTGGCGTGTGGCTGATTTCCTTCGTCCTGGCGCTGAGCGCTGCATTGCTGTGCAACCTGCACCGCTTGCGCGAACGCCCGTCGTTCCTGGCAATCGGTGCAGTACTGCTGCTGGCGCCGTGGGTGATCGGCATGGCCCTCAAGGACCACGCCTGGACCAAGCCAGCCGGTGACCCACTCAAGGTTGCAGCCCTGCAGGGCAACGTCGAGCAAGACCTGAAATGGGACCCGGCGCACATCGACGCGCAGCTGGCGCTTTACCGCGACATGAGCTTCAGCTCCAAGCCGGTTGACCTCCTGGTCTGGCCGGAAACCGCCGTGCCGGTGCTCAAGGACCAGGCTCAAGGCTATATCGATGTGATGGGCCGCTTTGCCGCCGACCGGCATTCGGCGCTGATCACCGGCGTGCCGGTGCGTGAAGTGGTGCATCACCAGCGCCGCTTCTACAACGGCGTAACGGTTACCGGCGAAGGCGACGGTACCTACCTCAAGCAGAAACTGGTGCCGTTTGGCGAATATGTGCCCTTGCAGGACCTGCTTCGCGGCGCGATCGAGTTCTTCAACCTGCCGATGTCGGACTTTGCCCGCGGCCCTGCGGACCAGACACTGCTGCAGGCCAAGGGCTACCAGATTGCGCCGTTCATCTGCTATGAGGTGGTCTACCCCGAGTTCGCTGCAGGCCTGGCAGCACGCAGCGACCTGCTGCTGACCATCAGCAACGACACCTGGTTCGGCACCTCGATCGGCCCGCTGCAGCACCTGCAGATGGCACAGATGCGTGCGCTGGAGGCCGGCCGCTGGATGATCCGCGCCACCAACAATGGCGTGACCGCACTGATCGACCCGTTCGGCAGGATCACCGCAGAAGTACCGCAATTCCAGCGGGCGGTGCTGTATGGCGAAGTGGTGCCGATGCAGCAGCTGACGCCTTACCTGCAGTGGCGGTCGTGGCCGCTGGCGATTCTTTGCGTGCTGTTGCTGGGTTGGGCGTTGCTGGCCGGGCGTATTGCCAAGACTGTTTAA
- a CDS encoding HlyC/CorC family transporter: MSEDRSSNGQKSWLGKLTQAFAHEPKNRQELLELLREAHQNKLLDSEALTIVEGAIQVADLQVRDIMVPRSQMISIKATQSPREFLPAVIDAAHSRYPVIGESHDDVLGILLAKDLLPLILKENGDSFNIKDLLRPATFVPESKRLNVLLREFRANHNHMAIVIDEYGGVAGLVTIEDVLEQIVGDIEDEHDVEEDSYIKPLPSGDFLVKALTPIDNFNEFFDSEFSDDEFDTVGGLVMSAFGHLPKRNETTEIGAYKFRILNADSRRIHLLRLTPITR, encoded by the coding sequence ATGAGCGAAGATCGATCGAGCAACGGGCAAAAGTCCTGGCTGGGTAAACTGACCCAGGCTTTTGCCCATGAGCCGAAAAACCGCCAGGAGCTACTCGAGCTGCTGCGCGAAGCCCATCAGAACAAGCTGCTCGACAGCGAAGCGCTGACCATCGTCGAAGGAGCCATCCAGGTCGCCGACCTGCAGGTTCGCGACATCATGGTTCCGCGTTCGCAGATGATCAGCATCAAGGCGACCCAATCGCCCCGCGAGTTCCTCCCGGCCGTCATCGACGCCGCCCACTCGCGCTACCCGGTGATCGGCGAAAGCCATGACGATGTGCTCGGGATCCTGCTGGCCAAGGACCTGCTGCCGCTGATCCTCAAGGAGAACGGCGACAGCTTCAACATCAAGGACCTGCTGCGCCCGGCTACCTTCGTGCCGGAGTCCAAGCGCCTGAACGTGCTGCTGCGCGAGTTCCGCGCCAACCACAACCACATGGCCATCGTCATCGACGAATACGGCGGCGTGGCAGGCCTGGTGACCATCGAGGACGTGCTGGAGCAGATCGTCGGTGACATCGAGGACGAGCACGACGTCGAGGAAGACAGCTACATCAAGCCGCTGCCCAGTGGCGACTTCCTGGTCAAGGCGCTGACCCCGATCGACAACTTCAACGAGTTTTTCGACAGCGAGTTCTCGGATGACGAGTTCGACACCGTCGGCGGCCTGGTGATGAGCGCCTTCGGTCACCTGCCCAAGCGCAACGAGACCACCGAGATCGGCGCCTACAAGTTCCGTATTCTCAATGCCGACAGCCGGCGGATACACTTGCTGCGCCTGACCCCGATCACCCGCTAA
- the ybeY gene encoding rRNA maturation RNase YbeY: MLELDLQRATDAAAPDDAAFRRWCELALRQRSADSEMTIRLVDEAEGRELNHTYRHKDYATNVLSFPADVPDDLLDIPLLGDLVICVPVVEREAAEQGKSLEAHWAHLVIHGCLHLLGYDHIEDDEAEEMEALERELLAELGHPDPYADDENELLTH; the protein is encoded by the coding sequence ATGCTTGAACTTGACCTGCAACGGGCCACGGATGCTGCCGCCCCGGATGACGCCGCTTTCCGCCGTTGGTGCGAACTGGCCCTGCGCCAGCGTAGCGCTGACTCGGAAATGACCATTCGTCTGGTCGACGAAGCCGAGGGCCGCGAACTCAACCACACCTACCGGCACAAGGACTACGCGACCAATGTGCTGTCCTTCCCGGCCGACGTGCCCGATGACCTGCTCGATATCCCGCTGCTGGGCGACCTGGTGATCTGCGTGCCGGTGGTCGAGCGCGAGGCGGCTGAACAGGGCAAGTCACTGGAAGCGCACTGGGCCCACCTGGTCATCCACGGTTGCCTGCACTTGCTCGGCTACGATCACATCGAAGACGATGAGGCCGAGGAAATGGAAGCGCTGGAACGGGAATTGCTGGCAGAACTGGGTCACCCCGACCCGTACGCCGACGATGAAAACGAACTTCTCACACACTGA
- a CDS encoding PhoH family protein yields the protein MNAPIQPHRFILEPFEAHRFANLCGQFDEHLRLIEQRLAIEIRNRGNQFELIGEPKTTSAAEQLLRRLYREAKATDLSPETVHLYLQESTVENIDNPAVNEVSVSLRTRKGNIRPRGVNQQRYVKEILGNDINFGIGPAGTGKTYLAVACAVDALEREQVRRILLVRPAVEAGEKLGFLPGDLAQKIDPYLRPLYDALYEMLGFEHVAKLIERQVIEIAPLAYMRGRTLNNSFIILDESQNTTLEQMKMFLTRIGFGSTAVITGDITQVDLPRGTKSGLAHVIEVLRDVPGISFTHFQPKDVVRHPLVQRIVEAYDRFDARQAKPEAPGKDA from the coding sequence TTGAACGCACCCATACAACCCCATCGCTTCATCCTCGAACCTTTCGAGGCCCACCGTTTCGCCAACTTGTGCGGCCAGTTCGACGAGCACCTGCGCCTGATCGAACAACGCCTGGCCATTGAGATCCGCAACCGCGGCAATCAATTCGAGCTGATCGGCGAACCCAAGACCACTTCCGCTGCCGAGCAACTGCTGCGCCGCCTCTACCGCGAGGCCAAGGCCACAGACCTGTCGCCAGAAACCGTGCACCTGTACCTGCAGGAGTCGACGGTGGAGAACATCGACAACCCGGCGGTCAACGAGGTCAGCGTCTCGCTGCGCACACGCAAGGGCAATATCCGCCCGCGCGGCGTCAACCAGCAGCGCTACGTAAAGGAAATCCTCGGCAACGACATCAACTTCGGCATCGGCCCGGCCGGTACCGGCAAGACCTACCTTGCCGTGGCCTGCGCCGTTGACGCCCTGGAGCGCGAGCAGGTGCGCCGCATCCTGCTGGTGCGCCCGGCGGTCGAGGCGGGCGAAAAGCTCGGCTTCCTGCCTGGCGACCTGGCCCAGAAGATCGACCCGTACCTGCGCCCGCTGTACGACGCGCTGTACGAAATGCTCGGCTTCGAGCACGTGGCCAAGCTGATCGAGCGCCAGGTGATCGAGATCGCCCCGCTGGCCTACATGCGCGGACGCACCCTGAACAACAGTTTCATCATCCTCGACGAGAGCCAGAACACCACGCTCGAGCAGATGAAGATGTTCCTCACCCGTATCGGCTTCGGCTCGACCGCGGTGATCACCGGTGACATCACCCAGGTCGACCTGCCCCGTGGCACCAAGTCGGGCCTGGCCCATGTCATCGAGGTACTCAGGGACGTACCGGGGATCAGCTTCACCCATTTCCAACCCAAAGATGTGGTTCGTCACCCACTGGTGCAGCGTATCGTCGAGGCTTATGACCGCTTCGATGCCCGCCAGGCCAAGCCCGAGGCACCCGGCAAAGATGCTTGA
- a CDS encoding DUF1820 family protein: MSKREPAIYKVIFLNQGQVFEMYAKQIYQSDLWGFLEIEEFVFGERTQVVVDPSEEKLKNQFEGVIRSFVPMHSIVRIDEVERLGTAKISEARASGNVMPFPMPMPEK; the protein is encoded by the coding sequence ATGAGCAAACGCGAACCCGCCATCTATAAAGTGATCTTCCTCAACCAGGGGCAGGTCTTCGAGATGTATGCCAAGCAGATCTACCAGAGCGACCTGTGGGGTTTTCTGGAAATCGAAGAGTTCGTTTTTGGCGAGCGCACCCAGGTGGTGGTCGACCCGAGCGAAGAGAAGCTGAAGAATCAGTTCGAAGGGGTGATCCGCAGTTTCGTGCCGATGCACTCGATCGTGCGCATCGATGAGGTGGAGCGCCTGGGCACGGCCAAGATCAGCGAGGCCAGGGCCAGCGGCAACGTGATGCCATTCCCCATGCCGATGCCGGAGAAGTAA
- a CDS encoding tetratricopeptide repeat protein has translation MNRTGRALTLGCLLLLQPLLAMAEGGNSLLIPATGRCTLNVQPEDLQNALKACEETAVTGDAQAQFELGEYYYTLTPKNLKKALDWFEKASLQGHAEAQYRLGAMFFHGEGVKANNVQAYILLKMAAVNGAEDALDMADEVTEQMPRDELEHATQVLGQIFRKYLLELQNAEGRTPFSPLP, from the coding sequence ATGAACCGCACCGGCCGCGCCCTGACCTTGGGCTGCCTGTTGCTTCTTCAGCCCCTGCTGGCTATGGCGGAGGGCGGTAACTCGTTGCTGATTCCGGCAACGGGGCGCTGCACGCTCAATGTTCAGCCAGAAGACCTGCAGAACGCGCTGAAAGCCTGCGAGGAAACAGCCGTGACCGGGGACGCACAGGCACAGTTCGAGCTGGGCGAGTACTACTACACGCTAACGCCGAAAAACCTGAAAAAGGCCCTGGACTGGTTCGAAAAGGCCTCGCTGCAAGGCCACGCCGAAGCCCAATACCGCCTTGGTGCCATGTTCTTCCATGGCGAAGGGGTCAAAGCCAACAACGTGCAGGCCTATATCCTGCTGAAGATGGCCGCGGTAAACGGCGCCGAAGATGCGCTGGACATGGCCGACGAAGTGACCGAGCAAATGCCGCGCGACGAACTGGAGCACGCCACCCAGGTGCTCGGCCAGATCTTCCGCAAATACCTGCTGGAACTGCAGAACGCCGAAGGGCGCACGCCGTTCTCGCCACTCCCCTGA